One genomic segment of uncultured Desulfobacter sp. includes these proteins:
- a CDS encoding neuraminidase-like domain-containing protein → MKEENYTLSGKVIGKDAKAGIQGLRIEAWDNDLFFDDCIGAAESGEDGGFEIRFDAPHFREWLSDRNPDLYFKVYSGDTLLQTTSDDLLWHAGRTKNDVVIQAPMEAGMEPHLLSGYAVRGVVRNPRGSGLPGLVVRVFDRDMRSEQLLGKAKTDADGKYEIEYSRNQFDRVEKKTADLAVKVFGPTGEQLLHDPNIEDIVFNARDRAKVNIVINTAITPAADEYTLTDDCILPLLEKVDVATLRETKGTRDISFLNRETGIDRLQLEHFVVAHRLHQKTDISSVFFYALLRKNSILKLDSQKLWNIRFRIDLNTDIHPLIFEIALLDDKIIYTDVNAAMKEMIIPDISEEELKRILVLLKKYKAEAEEYQQKEKPRRAVELITNVLMSDKLPELVKNFGGKNFDFDALVDYLAENKLLDDKLDKKRAGASIALADILGFDKDIIDSIRKIKQIKKPEDVETLAAMNRKEWSALLEASAADITLAGKPIDKRIIDRHASKLVRRFEKQFPTTAYVSQLKRESKPTLKHHARLAALLSEHPEFKLESTGVDAFFNEKGIDIQSNRGAIKELKRLQRVFKLIPHYSKTNSLMAQGLTSSQSIVATGRSRFINKIAPRAGLTVKEANEVFAKAENINTASMFIMGDVQEMISGSPIAALKKASLPAVLEAVGEDFPDLKTLFKQADMCTCEHCRSVYSPAAYLVELLQFLDKRSVVDRSVDPPVEGYLAKNVLFDRRPDIGDLDLNCANAQTPLPYIDLVCEVLEAAVFPDQGIPINGVVSGGAIPPALKIQLEAGGLVVSDAAVIHEPDSQGNFILRDEKLVCKMVNQGAPTDFIAYRLHQTFGSAQELAAAPEYVNSDAYDRLAVAEFAFGLPFDLNHVESMAYFSRFNISRAELMDSFHQGGSPSPQEIAAEKLGLTPAEHDLIKLPQPAAQEGYWNIPAVDIIAEMEIVDTMLTRTGLSYKDLAILLQLKFINPAGSLFIKHEDLACDTTQKRIENLDEDALDRIHRFMRIRNKTGWSLELQDELLSQPRLGNNDLNGDGLVNMANLVRVSELSNMKLDQLIGCYGDIPHEQLFHSDDIPLYQRIFLNKAANGVIDDALLPENIGVPALLGEDVNNSIAAALQISLEDLNELIDGLSVTDLTFENLSALYGHSLLSRKLSVSVAELLLFIKLTGLDAFNSPAVTLEFVKTVIEAKTSPLAIEDMKFMLTHDAPDLDGFEISEDTIISILSELQKGYQEAFKANQSAFSTDLTSQEMLADLKAALLSLPQITEAAANTFVEMAKGDFALPASDGVFISEQLDDYFDTTDVVIAQAHLANTDPLAADYDPEADRLAMIRGILDGIADYFFQAQQLDQLVTVMTAAFNVEEELANAVIDFAEVRQLAAVNSDIAVILTTSDLIDRVNTEPVLPLIDAVTFGEQYAAIRLLHKLFPLAGSLELSADDVSWLLENCEDLSWMKLDGIPYEAGQTPIPYQSWLDLMAIVDRLKSLTPVADPMDAGNPISFQGLMELLIFDVGTPTEEWLDLLALLTGYDREGLENLNDRFGYSTPDLGAYLQADTWNKIDVCMAYQRKLSVSIGSVAEFIKPRLTAADTIALRIALKARYSDATWLTTLSEIMDTIRPQKRDALVAFLLAVNPEINDQNDLYDYFLVDTQMEACMPSSRIVQAHGVVQLFVQRCLLGIEPGAAADVEADTGWEQWQWMRMYRVWEANRKVFVYPENWIEPELLTDKSYLFSDLENELLQNELNEFTTEDAIANYLEKLDDIAFLEVVACWYQEEQYTMHVFARTKGGDPAQYFYRTFENERYWTPWQKVDLDITSDHLLAFIRNRRLYLAWPVFSDENDPDQEVSTPAVTTTEGSPQPMNKGDMRTKIQLAVSEYANGVWKPKKISQEAITTPVDYSTTYTDPKTFSFFYERFLDRITVFHSLEPDYHILDGHFSLNGCKGYPEVIEANSMYYRDFYPDFESAILRVQRYLFQQSGLKNEGLALRTTFTLFFFVDRLNKTPNGYKATYPHQFSLLDLVGMFFQLVIYMVVGKISDNRGGFIKKPLGTGMPYFVEDSAYGYAVIPGLYGSITDPATGTDVTVKRTFSNILKLVEDIMALVREYLTKLTATPAPSLDDWMAELIADQDYQDIMKEINIYRQLHPKEEYKNMYHPLVCDLRKTFYKEGVPGLMKRETQMTKSNFSFDDRFDPQPTVQQPYPVEDVDFNSDGAYSSYNWEMFYHAPLMIAMRLSKDQKFEQALEWFHFMFNPTGVLDGPVPQKYWVTKPFFQATDQDYINQRIDNLLYHIADPTTPERAELEFAIGEWRENPFMPHTVARFRPVAYQKALLMKYLDNLIAWGDYNFGQDTMESIAQATQYYVLAEKLLGPKPRVVDPPVAVPAQTYYQIENSLQDFGNALVAFENMIPDLALLPREGAELPPAPITLSSLYFCVPQNEKILEYWGIIEDRLFKIRNCQNIDGVERSLALFAPPIDPGMLVRAAAAGLSLSSILSGMGAPRPHYRFERLSQKATELIQEVRVLGSSLLQALEKKDAESLSLLRSELEHKVLASTREMKLLQISEAAEQIEVLNKNREITQERNDYYANIEAINANEQLNLDKLSEAHVFQTISSVVRATGGVLGLIPDFSAGGHGAGGSPAIHATWGGSFLAEAASAAAGVLDIFSGIASYEASRASTLGSYDRRSDDWSLQERVTGKEMVHIDQQIIAAEIRKEIAEADLKNHDLQIENNEKINDFMHSKYTNKDLYTWMVGQITSVYFQAYKLSYDMAKKAEQSYQYELGSTDTFMEFGYWDSLKKGLLSADHLLHDLKRMEVRYLDNNKREYELTKHVSLSMLDPLALVRLRATGVCDFTIPEALYDMDHPGHYFRRIKSISISLPCIAGPYTSVSGKLSELSNKYRKTIAKAAGAGTPKEEYEENVNGDTRFVYNIGSIQSLATSSSQNDSGLFQLDFNDERFLPFEGTGAVGTWRFELPTQVQQFDYQSITDLIVHVKYTAREGGSTLQNLAQTTLKDKLMEISQALEKTGMHRYHSLRYEMPNEWNLLKTEGVTNVTLTKAVLPYFVQPLAASIAEIIFIARVTGNPETFTIKIDQNPDLVLPENPELGLCLDVTTEVVLDTTFSLSSIDVNLDALEDLAMVIKYTFT, encoded by the coding sequence ATGAAAGAAGAAAACTACACCCTCAGTGGAAAAGTAATAGGGAAAGATGCGAAAGCCGGTATTCAGGGGCTTCGGATCGAAGCCTGGGATAATGATTTGTTTTTTGATGATTGTATCGGAGCCGCGGAGAGCGGTGAAGACGGCGGGTTTGAAATTCGTTTTGACGCACCTCATTTTCGCGAGTGGCTGTCAGACCGCAATCCAGATCTTTATTTCAAGGTATATAGTGGCGACACCCTTTTGCAGACAACGAGTGACGACCTGTTGTGGCATGCTGGCCGGACAAAAAACGATGTGGTGATACAGGCGCCGATGGAAGCGGGTATGGAACCCCATCTTCTTTCCGGTTATGCCGTTAGAGGCGTTGTCCGCAATCCCCGGGGCAGCGGCCTGCCGGGATTGGTGGTGCGGGTCTTTGACCGGGATATGCGCAGCGAGCAATTGCTTGGCAAAGCAAAGACCGATGCCGATGGAAAATATGAAATTGAGTATTCCAGAAATCAGTTTGACCGGGTGGAAAAAAAGACGGCCGATTTGGCTGTAAAGGTTTTTGGCCCCACCGGAGAACAGCTTCTCCATGATCCCAACATCGAAGATATTGTATTTAATGCGCGTGACAGGGCCAAGGTAAATATTGTCATCAATACTGCAATTACGCCTGCCGCAGATGAGTATACGTTAACGGATGACTGCATCCTTCCCTTACTGGAAAAAGTGGATGTTGCAACCCTTCGGGAAACCAAGGGAACCCGGGACATTTCTTTTTTAAACCGGGAGACGGGTATTGACAGGCTGCAGCTTGAGCATTTTGTCGTGGCGCACAGGCTCCATCAAAAGACGGATATTTCATCGGTTTTTTTCTATGCGTTACTGCGGAAAAACAGCATTTTGAAACTGGATAGTCAAAAACTATGGAATATCCGTTTTCGGATTGATCTGAACACGGATATCCATCCGCTGATTTTTGAGATTGCGCTGTTGGATGACAAAATTATATATACCGACGTCAACGCAGCAATGAAAGAAATGATTATTCCCGATATTTCGGAAGAAGAGCTGAAACGCATACTTGTTTTGCTGAAAAAGTATAAAGCCGAGGCCGAAGAATATCAGCAGAAGGAGAAACCGCGCCGAGCGGTCGAATTGATTACCAACGTGCTGATGTCAGACAAACTGCCGGAGCTGGTAAAAAATTTTGGTGGTAAAAATTTTGATTTTGATGCCCTGGTTGATTACCTTGCAGAAAACAAACTGCTTGATGACAAACTGGATAAAAAACGTGCCGGAGCCAGTATTGCACTGGCAGATATTCTGGGGTTTGATAAGGATATTATAGATAGTATTCGCAAAATCAAACAGATCAAAAAACCGGAAGATGTCGAAACACTGGCGGCCATGAACCGCAAAGAGTGGTCGGCACTGCTGGAAGCGTCTGCTGCCGACATAACCCTCGCTGGAAAACCCATTGACAAGCGCATTATTGATCGTCATGCTTCGAAACTGGTGCGCAGATTCGAAAAGCAGTTTCCCACAACAGCCTATGTGTCCCAGTTAAAACGGGAATCCAAACCGACCTTGAAGCATCACGCACGGCTGGCAGCTTTGCTGTCAGAGCATCCGGAATTTAAATTGGAGAGTACGGGTGTTGATGCCTTTTTTAATGAAAAAGGCATTGATATCCAGTCGAATCGGGGCGCAATAAAAGAATTGAAGCGCCTGCAGCGCGTATTTAAGCTGATTCCCCACTATAGTAAAACCAATAGCTTGATGGCACAGGGGTTGACATCCTCCCAGAGTATTGTGGCGACAGGACGTTCCCGGTTCATCAATAAAATAGCCCCCCGGGCCGGCCTGACGGTCAAAGAGGCCAATGAGGTGTTTGCCAAAGCCGAAAATATCAACACGGCATCCATGTTTATCATGGGAGACGTCCAGGAGATGATTTCCGGTTCACCCATAGCGGCGCTGAAAAAAGCTTCCCTTCCGGCGGTTCTGGAGGCGGTTGGGGAAGATTTTCCAGATTTAAAAACCCTGTTTAAGCAGGCAGATATGTGCACCTGCGAGCACTGCCGGTCCGTATACAGTCCGGCGGCTTACCTGGTGGAGTTGCTTCAGTTTCTGGACAAGCGCTCCGTGGTTGACCGCAGTGTGGATCCCCCGGTTGAGGGGTATCTGGCAAAGAATGTGTTGTTTGATCGAAGACCGGATATCGGCGATCTGGATCTGAATTGTGCCAATGCCCAAACACCGCTTCCCTATATTGACCTGGTTTGTGAAGTTCTTGAGGCTGCCGTGTTCCCAGACCAGGGCATTCCCATTAACGGGGTCGTGTCTGGGGGCGCGATTCCCCCCGCCCTGAAAATCCAGTTGGAAGCCGGAGGTCTCGTGGTCAGTGATGCTGCCGTCATCCATGAACCGGACTCACAGGGAAATTTCATCCTTCGAGATGAAAAACTGGTTTGTAAAATGGTCAACCAGGGGGCACCGACGGATTTTATCGCCTATCGGTTGCATCAGACCTTTGGTTCTGCGCAGGAACTGGCAGCCGCGCCAGAGTATGTGAACAGTGATGCATATGATCGCTTGGCCGTCGCTGAGTTTGCCTTTGGTCTGCCATTTGACCTCAACCATGTGGAGTCCATGGCTTATTTCTCACGATTTAATATTTCACGAGCCGAGCTGATGGATAGCTTTCACCAGGGCGGCTCTCCCTCTCCCCAGGAAATTGCTGCGGAAAAACTCGGGCTCACCCCGGCTGAACATGATTTAATTAAATTACCCCAGCCTGCCGCCCAGGAAGGCTATTGGAATATTCCGGCGGTGGATATTATCGCTGAAATGGAAATCGTCGACACCATGCTGACCCGGACAGGACTCAGCTATAAGGACCTGGCTATCCTGCTCCAACTCAAATTTATCAATCCTGCCGGCAGCCTGTTTATCAAACACGAGGATCTGGCCTGTGATACCACTCAAAAGCGTATTGAAAACCTTGATGAAGATGCGCTGGACCGGATTCATCGGTTTATGCGAATTCGCAATAAAACCGGCTGGTCCCTGGAACTCCAGGATGAATTGCTCAGCCAGCCCCGGCTGGGGAACAATGATTTGAATGGAGATGGCCTGGTCAATATGGCAAACCTTGTCCGTGTCAGTGAATTATCCAACATGAAATTAGATCAGTTGATCGGGTGCTATGGAGACATCCCCCATGAACAACTTTTTCATTCAGATGATATTCCCCTGTACCAGCGTATTTTTCTCAACAAGGCTGCCAATGGTGTTATTGACGACGCATTACTGCCGGAAAATATCGGTGTGCCTGCCCTGTTAGGGGAAGATGTGAACAATTCCATTGCGGCTGCCCTGCAAATCTCCCTGGAGGATTTAAATGAATTGATTGATGGCCTGTCCGTAACGGATTTAACCTTTGAAAATTTAAGTGCCCTTTACGGCCATTCCCTGTTGAGCCGGAAGTTATCTGTCTCGGTTGCCGAACTGCTGCTGTTTATCAAACTGACCGGGCTTGATGCCTTCAACTCGCCCGCAGTGACCCTTGAATTTGTAAAAACAGTGATTGAAGCAAAGACGTCGCCTCTGGCCATCGAAGATATGAAGTTTATGCTGACCCATGACGCACCGGATCTGGATGGTTTTGAAATATCTGAAGACACCATCATTTCCATCTTAAGCGAACTCCAGAAGGGTTACCAGGAGGCCTTTAAAGCCAATCAATCCGCCTTTAGTACGGATCTCACCTCCCAGGAAATGCTGGCCGATTTAAAAGCTGCCTTGCTCAGCTTGCCGCAAATTACAGAAGCGGCGGCGAATACGTTTGTTGAAATGGCCAAAGGCGACTTTGCACTCCCGGCATCAGATGGTGTATTTATCTCAGAGCAGTTAGATGATTATTTCGATACCACCGATGTAGTGATCGCCCAGGCCCACCTGGCAAATACAGATCCGCTTGCCGCAGATTACGATCCCGAAGCCGATCGGCTGGCGATGATTCGGGGTATCCTTGATGGCATTGCCGACTATTTTTTTCAGGCGCAGCAATTGGATCAATTGGTTACCGTCATGACTGCGGCGTTTAATGTGGAAGAGGAACTTGCCAATGCGGTCATTGATTTTGCAGAGGTCAGACAGCTGGCGGCCGTGAATTCGGATATTGCCGTAATTCTCACCACCAGTGATCTGATTGACAGGGTGAATACCGAACCGGTTTTGCCCCTGATTGATGCCGTCACTTTTGGAGAGCAGTATGCGGCGATCCGACTGCTGCATAAACTGTTTCCCCTGGCCGGTTCCCTGGAGCTGAGTGCCGATGATGTATCGTGGTTATTGGAAAATTGTGAGGATCTGTCATGGATGAAGCTGGACGGCATTCCCTATGAAGCCGGTCAGACTCCGATACCCTATCAAAGCTGGCTGGATTTGATGGCCATTGTGGATCGGCTTAAATCATTGACTCCGGTTGCTGATCCCATGGATGCCGGCAATCCCATCTCCTTTCAGGGATTGATGGAACTGCTGATCTTTGATGTGGGCACCCCGACGGAGGAATGGCTGGATTTATTGGCCTTGCTGACCGGTTACGACCGAGAGGGCCTGGAAAATTTAAATGACCGTTTTGGCTATTCGACACCCGATCTTGGGGCCTATTTACAGGCAGACACCTGGAATAAAATAGACGTCTGTATGGCATACCAACGAAAACTGAGCGTCAGCATCGGCTCGGTGGCCGAATTTATCAAACCCAGGCTGACGGCTGCGGATACCATTGCCTTGAGAATTGCGCTTAAGGCAAGATACAGCGATGCCACCTGGCTCACCACACTATCAGAGATCATGGATACCATTCGTCCACAGAAACGGGATGCCCTGGTGGCCTTTTTGCTGGCGGTAAATCCTGAAATCAATGATCAGAACGACCTGTATGATTATTTTCTGGTGGACACCCAGATGGAAGCCTGCATGCCGTCTTCGCGGATTGTCCAGGCCCACGGCGTTGTTCAGCTGTTTGTACAGCGCTGCCTGCTGGGCATTGAACCCGGGGCTGCCGCGGATGTGGAAGCCGATACGGGGTGGGAGCAATGGCAGTGGATGCGCATGTACCGGGTCTGGGAGGCCAACCGCAAGGTGTTTGTCTATCCGGAAAATTGGATAGAACCGGAATTGCTGACGGACAAATCGTATCTGTTCAGTGATCTGGAAAACGAATTGCTGCAAAACGAACTTAATGAATTCACGACAGAAGATGCCATCGCCAATTACCTTGAAAAGTTAGACGATATTGCCTTTCTTGAAGTGGTGGCCTGCTGGTACCAGGAAGAGCAATACACCATGCATGTCTTTGCCCGAACCAAGGGTGGCGATCCGGCCCAGTATTTTTATAGAACCTTTGAAAACGAGCGTTATTGGACGCCATGGCAGAAAGTGGATCTGGATATTACCAGCGACCACCTGCTGGCCTTTATACGCAATCGACGGTTATACCTGGCGTGGCCGGTATTCAGTGATGAGAATGACCCGGACCAGGAAGTGAGCACACCCGCCGTCACAACCACCGAGGGCAGTCCTCAACCCATGAATAAAGGCGATATGCGCACCAAAATACAGCTGGCGGTCAGTGAATATGCCAATGGTGTCTGGAAGCCGAAAAAAATATCCCAGGAAGCGATTACCACACCCGTTGATTACAGCACCACCTATACGGATCCAAAAACCTTTAGCTTTTTCTATGAACGATTCCTGGACAGGATCACCGTGTTTCACTCCCTGGAGCCGGATTACCATATACTGGACGGACACTTCAGTTTAAACGGCTGCAAGGGGTATCCTGAAGTGATTGAAGCCAACAGTATGTATTACCGTGATTTCTATCCTGATTTTGAATCGGCAATTCTCCGGGTACAACGATATCTTTTTCAGCAAAGCGGGCTAAAGAACGAGGGCCTGGCCCTGCGGACCACTTTTACCCTGTTCTTTTTTGTGGATCGTCTCAATAAAACACCCAATGGATATAAAGCGACCTATCCCCATCAGTTTTCCTTACTTGATCTTGTCGGCATGTTTTTTCAGTTAGTTATTTATATGGTTGTTGGAAAAATATCAGACAATAGAGGCGGATTCATAAAAAAACCCCTGGGAACCGGGATGCCGTATTTTGTTGAGGACAGTGCCTATGGTTATGCCGTTATTCCAGGACTTTACGGAAGCATCACGGATCCTGCCACGGGAACGGATGTAACGGTCAAGAGAACGTTTTCCAATATCCTTAAACTGGTTGAAGATATTATGGCACTGGTTCGGGAATATCTGACAAAATTGACTGCCACACCGGCCCCGTCGCTGGATGACTGGATGGCGGAGTTGATTGCAGATCAGGATTACCAGGATATCATGAAAGAAATAAATATTTATCGCCAGCTGCACCCAAAAGAAGAATATAAAAACATGTATCATCCCCTGGTCTGTGATTTGCGAAAGACATTTTACAAAGAGGGGGTGCCGGGCCTGATGAAACGGGAGACTCAAATGACCAAAAGCAATTTCAGTTTTGATGATCGTTTTGATCCCCAGCCCACTGTGCAGCAGCCGTATCCCGTCGAAGACGTGGATTTCAACAGTGATGGTGCCTACAGCAGCTACAACTGGGAAATGTTCTATCATGCTCCCTTGATGATTGCCATGCGCTTGAGCAAGGACCAGAAATTTGAACAGGCGCTGGAATGGTTTCATTTCATGTTTAATCCCACAGGCGTCCTGGATGGACCTGTGCCCCAGAAGTACTGGGTCACAAAGCCATTTTTCCAGGCCACTGATCAGGATTATATTAATCAGAGAATTGACAATCTATTGTATCATATTGCAGATCCCACGACCCCGGAACGGGCAGAACTGGAATTTGCCATCGGTGAGTGGCGGGAAAATCCATTCATGCCGCACACGGTGGCACGTTTTCGCCCCGTGGCCTATCAAAAAGCGCTGTTAATGAAGTATCTGGATAATTTAATTGCCTGGGGAGATTATAATTTTGGTCAGGATACCATGGAGTCAATTGCCCAGGCCACACAGTACTATGTGCTGGCAGAGAAACTGCTGGGCCCCAAACCACGGGTGGTCGATCCGCCGGTTGCGGTTCCCGCTCAGACCTACTATCAGATCGAGAACAGCCTGCAGGATTTTGGCAACGCCTTGGTGGCATTTGAAAATATGATTCCCGACCTGGCCTTGCTGCCCCGGGAGGGGGCGGAGTTGCCGCCGGCCCCGATTACCTTGTCCAGCCTCTATTTTTGTGTCCCGCAAAACGAAAAAATACTTGAATACTGGGGCATCATTGAAGACCGCCTGTTTAAGATTCGAAACTGTCAGAACATCGACGGTGTTGAAAGAAGCCTGGCATTATTTGCACCACCAATTGATCCGGGGATGTTGGTTCGGGCGGCAGCGGCCGGATTAAGCCTCTCCTCAATTCTCTCAGGCATGGGGGCGCCTCGCCCCCATTACCGATTCGAACGATTGTCACAAAAAGCCACTGAACTGATTCAGGAAGTCCGTGTGCTGGGCAGTTCCCTTCTACAGGCGCTTGAAAAAAAAGATGCGGAAAGCCTTTCCCTGCTACGCAGTGAACTTGAACATAAGGTCCTTGCGTCCACCAGAGAGATGAAGCTTCTGCAAATCAGCGAAGCCGCAGAACAGATTGAGGTGCTTAACAAAAATCGGGAAATCACCCAGGAACGCAACGATTATTATGCTAATATTGAGGCCATTAATGCCAACGAGCAACTGAACCTTGATAAATTATCCGAGGCCCACGTTTTTCAAACCATCTCCTCTGTTGTTCGTGCTACGGGGGGGGTGCTTGGACTTATTCCTGATTTTTCAGCCGGTGGTCACGGTGCCGGGGGGTCTCCCGCCATTCACGCAACCTGGGGCGGGTCATTTCTGGCTGAGGCGGCAAGTGCCGCAGCCGGGGTGCTGGATATCTTTTCAGGCATTGCATCCTATGAAGCCAGTCGTGCCTCAACCTTGGGCAGTTATGATCGACGCAGCGATGACTGGAGTTTGCAGGAACGGGTGACCGGTAAAGAAATGGTTCATATCGACCAGCAGATCATTGCCGCTGAGATTAGGAAGGAGATAGCCGAAGCAGATCTAAAAAATCATGATTTACAGATTGAAAATAACGAAAAAATCAATGACTTCATGCACAGTAAGTACACCAATAAAGACCTCTATACGTGGATGGTCGGTCAGATTACATCCGTCTATTTTCAGGCCTACAAGCTATCCTATGATATGGCTAAAAAAGCCGAGCAGTCCTATCAATATGAACTGGGCAGCACGGATACATTTATGGAATTCGGTTACTGGGACAGCCTTAAAAAAGGGCTTTTGTCTGCCGATCATCTGCTCCACGATTTGAAGCGGATGGAAGTGCGGTATCTGGATAACAATAAGCGGGAATATGAACTCACCAAGCATGTGTCCCTTTCCATGCTGGATCCTCTGGCTCTGGTTCGATTGCGGGCGACGGGTGTCTGTGACTTCACCATTCCAGAGGCCCTCTATGATATGGATCACCCCGGGCACTATTTCCGGCGCATTAAGTCCATCAGCATTTCACTGCCTTGCATTGCCGGCCCCTATACTTCGGTGAGCGGTAAATTGTCTGAGCTCAGCAATAAATATCGTAAAACTATTGCCAAGGCAGCCGGGGCAGGGACGCCCAAGGAAGAATATGAAGAAAATGTCAATGGAGATACCCGTTTTGTTTATAATATCGGTAGTATTCAATCCCTTGCCACCAGCAGCAGCCAGAATGACAGTGGTTTGTTTCAGCTCGACTTCAACGATGAGCGGTTTCTTCCTTTTGAGGGTACGGGTGCGGTGGGTACATGGCGATTTGAATTGCCCACCCAGGTGCAGCAGTTTGACTATCAGAGCATTACCGATTTAATCGTGCATGTAAAATATACGGCCCGCGAGGGGGGAAGTACATTGCAAAACCTGGCCCAGACAACGCTTAAAGACAAACTGATGGAGATCAGCCAGGCACTGGAAAAAACAGGCATGCATCGATATCACAGTCTGAGATATGAAATGCCGAATGAGTGGAACTTACTGAAAACAGAAGGTGTGACAAATGTTACCCTGACCAAGGCAGTTTTACCGTATTTTGTACAGCCGCTTGCAGCTTCCATAGCAGAAATCATCTTTATCGCAAGGGTCACGGGGAATCCTGAAACGTTTACGATCAAAATTGATCAGAATCCAGATCTGGTGCTGCCAGAAAATCCTGAATTGGGTTTATGTTTAGATGTAACTACGGAGGTTGTTCTGGATACCACTTTTTCCTTGAGTTCAATTGACGTTAATCTGGACGCGCTTGAAGACCTGGCAATGGTGATTAAATATACTTTCACCTAA